Proteins from a genomic interval of Paenibacillus sp. FSL H8-0048:
- a CDS encoding ABC transporter permease, producing MKGNKSLGKRIWQNWELYLFMLPALLYFFIFHYGPMYGIQIAFKNFVPSKGITGSDWVGFDHFERFFNSYFFWDLLWNTFSISFYELAIGFPLPIILALAFNEVRNGPFKKSVQTVTYAPHFISVVVMAGMIITFLSPSSGMIVRAIEFLGFEPAQFLTDPAWFKTVYVFSGVWQSTGWGTIIYLAALSGVDPQLHEAAIVDGASRIKRVLHINLPTIIPTITIMLILNMGNILGLGFEKILLLQNSLNMEASDVISTYVYRAGLVNAQYSFSTAVGLFNSVVNVILLVTVNRIAKRTSENSLW from the coding sequence ATGAAGGGGAACAAGTCCCTTGGCAAAAGAATCTGGCAGAATTGGGAGCTCTATCTGTTCATGCTTCCCGCGTTACTGTATTTCTTCATCTTTCATTATGGTCCGATGTACGGCATTCAGATTGCCTTCAAGAACTTCGTACCCTCCAAAGGAATTACGGGCAGCGACTGGGTAGGCTTCGACCATTTCGAACGGTTCTTCAATTCTTATTTCTTCTGGGATCTGCTGTGGAACACGTTCAGCATCAGCTTCTATGAGCTTGCCATCGGGTTCCCGCTGCCGATCATTCTGGCCCTGGCCTTCAATGAGGTCCGCAACGGCCCGTTCAAGAAGTCGGTCCAGACGGTTACCTATGCGCCGCATTTCATCTCAGTGGTCGTCATGGCGGGGATGATTATTACCTTCCTGTCGCCCTCCAGCGGAATGATCGTCCGGGCGATTGAATTCCTGGGCTTCGAGCCCGCACAGTTCCTGACCGATCCGGCCTGGTTCAAGACGGTGTACGTCTTCTCAGGCGTCTGGCAGAGCACCGGGTGGGGGACGATTATCTATCTCGCGGCCCTGTCCGGCGTCGATCCCCAGCTGCATGAAGCGGCCATTGTGGATGGAGCCAGCCGGATCAAGCGGGTGCTGCATATCAATCTGCCGACGATTATACCCACGATTACGATCATGCTGATTCTGAACATGGGTAACATTCTGGGCCTGGGCTTCGAGAAAATCCTGCTGCTGCAGAATTCGCTCAACATGGAAGCCTCTGATGTCATATCCACCTATGTCTACCGAGCCGGTCTGGTGAACGCCCAATACAGCTTCTCGACCGCTGTCGGATTGTTCAACTCGGTGGTCAATGTAATACTGCTCGTTACCGTCAACCGGATTGCCAAACGCACCAGTGAGAACAGCCTCTGGTAG
- a CDS encoding carbohydrate ABC transporter permease has product MVTAMKESRGDKLFLISTYIYLCLALVVVLYPLIYILSASISSPQDVNSGAMWLFPKNVTLDGYKLVFENPKIWNGYLNTIIYTAVGTLLNLAVTLPAAYALSRSDFVGRQLFMGLILFTMFFSGGLVPTYLLVKNLGLINSMGALILPVAASVWNIVVARTFFQSTIPKELQEAAHIDGCTNLKLFIRIILPLSAPIVAVMALFYGVGHWNSYFPSLIYLNDEAKYPLQMVLRQILVLQEMSAETTGAAINGEVAMAMNNKAETASLVKYGVIVVSTLPIVAVYPFLQRYFVQGVMIGSVKG; this is encoded by the coding sequence TTGGTTACTGCGATGAAAGAATCCAGGGGAGATAAGCTGTTTCTGATCAGCACCTACATCTATCTGTGCCTTGCGCTGGTAGTGGTCCTCTATCCGCTGATCTACATCCTCAGCGCGTCCATCAGTTCGCCGCAGGATGTCAATTCGGGCGCCATGTGGCTGTTCCCGAAGAATGTGACGCTGGACGGCTACAAGCTGGTGTTCGAGAACCCGAAGATCTGGAACGGGTATCTGAATACTATCATTTACACTGCGGTGGGCACTCTGTTGAATCTGGCGGTTACACTGCCTGCTGCCTATGCGCTTAGCCGGTCTGATTTTGTCGGACGCCAGTTGTTCATGGGCCTCATTCTGTTCACAATGTTCTTCAGCGGCGGGCTGGTGCCGACGTATCTGCTGGTTAAGAACCTGGGCCTCATTAACAGCATGGGGGCGCTGATCCTGCCGGTGGCTGCGTCGGTGTGGAACATCGTGGTCGCCCGCACCTTTTTCCAGTCCACCATTCCAAAAGAACTACAGGAAGCGGCCCACATCGACGGCTGTACGAATCTGAAGCTGTTCATCCGCATTATCCTGCCGCTGTCCGCGCCGATTGTCGCCGTAATGGCCCTGTTCTACGGGGTTGGACACTGGAACAGTTACTTCCCGTCCCTGATCTATTTGAATGATGAAGCGAAGTATCCGCTGCAGATGGTGCTGCGCCAGATCCTGGTCCTACAGGAGATGTCGGCCGAGACCACAGGCGCTGCGATCAACGGCGAGGTAGCTATGGCCATGAATAATAAGGCAGAGACAGCATCGCTGGTCAAATACGGAGTTATCGTTGTATCGACGCTGCCGATTGTGGCGGTCTACCCGTTCCTGCAGCGTTATTTTGTCCAAGGGGTCATGATTGGCTCTGTGAAAGGCTAA
- a CDS encoding extracellular solute-binding protein: MQITRKPWKILLSSAVIVGLLAGCGSSGSDEGKTDKGTAEATVNKEGFPIVNEPITLSMMAPDVGIQNWENMPVLQQMKEKTGITMEYKNAPKDSFDTKKNLVFASGDYPDIFYAAGLTTAEQMNYGEQGILIPLEDLIEEYAPNFKALLEENPDVRKSITAPDGHIYSLPVVEMSQHWYRNPMWYNGDFLKALNIDKLPETTEELYTYLKRVKEEDPNGNGVADEIPISSVTTTAANLRDIRTWLLGAFGIYEEEIYVDDADKVHYTPLEEGYKEYLTYMNRLWSEELLDHESFSQTAEQKKAKAQNNRVALFSDWHAYMTKGGEPSTADPMFAPVRSESVSAPAIAKNRGITTGAFAITNSNPAPEASLRWVDYLYSYEGALFFNKGPEGTLWEYTDKDNRVKQYLPVPDGKEMEDFRATLTPNYGIPAPTLSMDDINKGLKTDFDLWVEQETKQKLLDKGARIPFPALFLTVEEQTEISSLNSDLSTYVKQMEAKFITGAEPLTGWDNYVATVKKMGGERVAEINQAAYDRWKTN; this comes from the coding sequence ATGCAGATCACACGTAAACCATGGAAGATTCTGCTGTCATCGGCTGTGATTGTTGGACTGCTGGCAGGTTGCGGGAGTTCAGGGTCAGATGAAGGTAAAACGGACAAGGGTACCGCAGAGGCTACAGTGAACAAAGAGGGCTTCCCGATTGTGAATGAGCCGATCACTCTGTCCATGATGGCCCCGGATGTAGGCATTCAGAACTGGGAGAACATGCCGGTGCTCCAGCAGATGAAGGAGAAGACCGGGATTACGATGGAATATAAAAATGCGCCGAAGGACAGCTTCGATACCAAAAAGAATCTGGTATTCGCCAGCGGCGATTACCCGGATATTTTCTATGCGGCCGGTCTGACGACTGCCGAGCAGATGAATTACGGTGAACAGGGGATTCTGATCCCGCTGGAGGACCTGATCGAAGAGTATGCCCCGAACTTCAAGGCACTGCTGGAGGAGAACCCGGATGTGCGCAAATCGATTACCGCCCCGGACGGTCATATCTACTCCCTGCCGGTGGTGGAAATGAGCCAGCACTGGTACCGCAACCCGATGTGGTATAACGGCGACTTCCTGAAGGCGCTGAACATCGATAAGCTGCCGGAAACGACCGAGGAGCTGTACACCTACCTGAAGCGCGTCAAGGAGGAAGATCCGAACGGCAATGGGGTGGCCGATGAGATTCCAATCTCCTCGGTGACGACAACCGCTGCGAACCTCCGCGATATCCGCACCTGGCTGCTGGGCGCTTTTGGCATCTATGAAGAAGAAATCTATGTAGACGATGCGGACAAGGTCCACTATACCCCGCTTGAAGAAGGCTATAAGGAGTACCTGACGTATATGAACCGCCTGTGGTCCGAGGAGCTGCTGGATCATGAGAGCTTCTCGCAGACGGCGGAGCAGAAGAAGGCCAAGGCGCAGAACAACCGCGTGGCGCTCTTTTCCGACTGGCATGCTTATATGACGAAGGGCGGAGAGCCGTCCACGGCAGATCCGATGTTCGCCCCTGTGCGCAGCGAATCGGTAAGCGCTCCGGCGATTGCCAAGAACAGAGGGATTACGACTGGCGCTTTTGCCATTACGAACAGTAATCCTGCACCGGAAGCCTCGCTCCGCTGGGTAGATTACCTCTATTCCTATGAAGGCGCCCTGTTCTTCAACAAAGGGCCGGAGGGAACGCTCTGGGAGTACACCGACAAAGACAACCGCGTGAAGCAATACCTGCCTGTACCGGATGGTAAGGAAATGGAAGATTTCCGGGCCACCTTGACGCCGAACTACGGCATTCCTGCCCCAACCCTGTCCATGGATGATATCAATAAGGGGCTGAAGACAGACTTTGATCTCTGGGTAGAGCAGGAGACCAAGCAGAAGCTGCTGGATAAAGGCGCACGGATTCCGTTCCCGGCCCTGTTCCTCACGGTGGAAGAGCAGACAGAAATCAGCAGTCTGAATTCAGATCTGAGCACCTATGTGAAGCAGATGGAAGCGAAGTTCATCACCGGCGCCGAGCCGCTGACCGGCTGGGACAACTATGTGGCAACTGTCAAGAAGATGGGCGGAGAGCGTGTAGCCGAGATTAACCAGGCTGCGTATGACCGCTGGAAGACTAACTGA
- a CDS encoding glycoside hydrolase family 3 N-terminal domain-containing protein, with amino-acid sequence MIYKDKTRTVADRVQDLLQRMTLGEKAGQLVQPFGWQCYEKHADGTTGMTEAFKRQVAAGGVGSLYGTLRADPWTGVTLETGLSPKEGAEAVNAIQAYAMKESRLGIPILFGEECSHGHMAIGATVFPVPLALGSMWNPELYREMCRVVALETRSQGGAATYSPVLDVVRDPRWGRTEETFGEDPFLIAAMGVEAVKGLQGERLEAEDSVLATLKHFAAYGSSEGGRNSAPVHMGLRELHEVDLLPFRKAVEAGALSIMTAYNEIDGVPCTTNRYLLQDVLREQWGFEGFVITDCGALGMLTNGHNTADSGETAVAQALLAGIDMEMSGEMFEQHIAAAIEHGRLQESDLDRAAARILELKFKLGLFDRPYADPEQAESTIGKPEHRELARRIAGESIIMLKNENAVLPLSKGIRKLAVIGPNADAPYNQLGDYTSPQPAGAIVTVLEGIRQALGGGADRVSYAPGCRIKGDSREGFAPALACAAEADAIVLAIGGSSARDFGEGTIDLLTGASVVTEHSWSDMECGEGIDRSTLNLMGVQLELAQELHKLGKPLIVVYINGRPIAEPWIVEHADAILEAWYPGQEGGHAIADILFGEVNPSGRLTISIPKHVGQLPVYYYKRRTRGKRYLETDFHAEYPFGYGLSFTEFNYSNLKVEPAVISAEEEALVYVDVTNRGDRAGSEVVQLYISDLASSITRPEKQLKGFRKISLQPGDTQTVTFRVGREELEYVSADLTRIVEPGDFTVMAGPNSAEYLSAPLQVREEG; translated from the coding sequence ATGATCTATAAGGATAAAACGCGGACTGTGGCGGATCGGGTACAGGACCTGCTGCAGCGCATGACACTTGGAGAGAAGGCTGGACAATTAGTCCAGCCTTTCGGCTGGCAGTGCTATGAGAAGCACGCGGACGGAACTACGGGTATGACGGAGGCTTTCAAAAGGCAGGTTGCCGCCGGTGGTGTCGGCTCCCTGTATGGAACGCTGCGTGCCGACCCGTGGACCGGAGTTACGCTGGAGACCGGCCTGTCCCCGAAGGAAGGGGCGGAGGCGGTCAATGCGATTCAGGCCTATGCGATGAAGGAGAGCCGGCTCGGGATTCCGATTCTGTTCGGGGAGGAATGCTCCCACGGGCATATGGCGATCGGGGCTACTGTATTTCCGGTGCCGCTTGCACTGGGCAGCATGTGGAACCCGGAGCTGTACCGGGAGATGTGCCGGGTGGTAGCGCTTGAGACCCGCAGCCAGGGCGGGGCGGCGACCTACTCGCCGGTGCTGGATGTGGTGCGTGATCCGCGCTGGGGCCGGACGGAGGAGACCTTCGGCGAAGACCCGTTCCTGATTGCGGCTATGGGCGTGGAGGCCGTGAAGGGCTTGCAGGGAGAAAGGCTGGAGGCGGAGGATTCCGTGCTGGCGACCTTGAAGCATTTCGCCGCCTATGGCAGTTCTGAAGGCGGGCGGAACTCTGCGCCCGTGCACATGGGACTGCGCGAGCTGCATGAGGTCGATCTGCTGCCGTTCCGTAAGGCGGTGGAGGCCGGAGCACTGTCTATCATGACAGCGTACAACGAGATTGACGGCGTTCCTTGTACGACGAACCGTTATCTTTTGCAGGATGTGCTGCGGGAGCAGTGGGGCTTCGAAGGGTTCGTGATCACGGACTGCGGAGCGCTGGGGATGCTGACGAATGGTCATAACACCGCAGACAGCGGAGAAACGGCTGTAGCCCAGGCACTGTTGGCGGGCATCGACATGGAGATGTCGGGTGAAATGTTTGAGCAGCATATCGCGGCTGCTATCGAGCATGGACGGCTTCAGGAATCCGATCTCGACCGCGCAGCGGCGCGGATTCTGGAGCTGAAATTCAAGCTGGGGCTGTTCGACCGTCCTTATGCTGATCCTGAGCAGGCGGAGAGCACCATCGGCAAGCCGGAGCACCGCGAGCTAGCCCGGCGGATCGCCGGTGAGAGCATCATCATGCTGAAAAATGAGAACGCAGTGCTGCCGCTGAGTAAGGGGATTCGCAAGCTTGCCGTAATCGGACCCAATGCGGATGCCCCGTACAACCAGCTTGGCGACTACACCTCGCCGCAGCCCGCAGGCGCGATTGTTACCGTGCTGGAGGGCATCCGGCAAGCGCTGGGCGGCGGTGCGGACCGGGTATCATATGCACCCGGCTGCCGGATCAAGGGCGATTCCCGGGAAGGCTTCGCCCCTGCGCTGGCTTGTGCGGCTGAAGCCGATGCGATAGTGCTGGCGATCGGCGGCTCCAGCGCCAGGGATTTCGGTGAGGGGACGATTGATCTGCTCACCGGCGCTTCTGTCGTGACCGAACATTCCTGGAGCGACATGGAATGCGGGGAGGGCATCGACCGGTCCACGCTGAATCTGATGGGCGTGCAGCTTGAATTGGCGCAGGAGCTTCATAAGCTGGGCAAGCCGCTGATTGTGGTCTATATCAACGGCCGCCCGATTGCCGAGCCTTGGATTGTAGAGCACGCCGACGCCATTCTGGAGGCCTGGTACCCGGGGCAGGAGGGCGGACATGCGATTGCCGATATCCTGTTCGGTGAGGTGAACCCTTCCGGGCGGCTGACGATCAGCATTCCGAAGCATGTCGGCCAGCTTCCCGTGTATTACTACAAGCGGCGGACAAGAGGCAAACGATATCTGGAGACGGATTTCCATGCTGAATACCCCTTCGGTTATGGTCTTAGCTTCACTGAATTCAACTATAGCAATCTGAAGGTCGAGCCTGCTGTCATCTCTGCGGAGGAAGAAGCGCTGGTCTACGTGGATGTAACTAACAGGGGGGACCGGGCGGGCAGCGAGGTGGTCCAGCTGTATATTTCTGACCTCGCCTCTTCCATTACCCGTCCCGAGAAGCAGCTTAAGGGCTTCCGCAAAATCAGCCTTCAGCCGGGAGATACGCAGACGGTGACATTCCGTGTAGGCCGGGAGGAGCTGGAGTATGTATCGGCGGATCTGACGCGGATCGTCGAGCCGGGAGATTTCACAGTGATGGCTGGTCCGAACTCCGCCGAGTATCTGAGCGCGCCTCTCCAGGTCAGAGAGGAGGGCTAA
- a CDS encoding alpha-mannosidase codes for MKRMDRFTGWLAKRQWAEKRELAEWTMRKSRYFTPGCYEHEEEVHQEYNISLLDGGYGTTYFLHREITVPGDWAPEEAALLYLGRGEGLLRLDGAPYHGLDSNHWFIPLPSGAAGERLKLDIELYDPVPEPEDPLNRQAVIKPPLTGIEIKLVRVNRPVYSLLHTVRIVHEAALLLPEGDMRRIRSLKALERVMDTLYMKEELLLDGGAVTAAEQQLRAAASAERPAGLNPGTMHMVGQSHIDVAWLWPVRETVRKVSRTFSTVCTLMDKYPDFRYSQSQPQLYAFAKEHYPELYGRIKERIAEGRWELVGGMWVEPDLNIPGGESLVRQMLYGQDFYMKEFGKHSTIEWLPDTFGYCASLPQLLKQAGIDYFMTTKLGWNDTNPFPHTLFHWVGIDGTKIVAYQNHGVNEHTHPKDVQEHWAAYAQKEEHDELMLLYGHGDGGGGVTHEMLEYVSRTDLAPGQPVSRFSTAEAFFSEIGSRQPELPAWHGDLYLELHRGTFTTHAFNKRSNRKAEVLYRQAEIWSVLAEKDDAVEFEQLNQPDQPDLQRMMPAQGLAEGWKLLLLNQFHDIIPGTSIPEVYTTSREEYAEIFRLGGQVLDTALHTLAGQVNTSGEGCPYVVFNSLSWERTEVIRLQGGPELAAVQVFDEDGLLPSEYWNTEAGGDSYTLAVQVRKVPAFGCRTIWLREAAEPAGVRHVSRADSATGDGFPEQWETDHYILKFNEDGEISNWYDKSADRELLQPGQTGNQLQFYHDTPPLWDAWDIDPRYEQQPAGKAKLLERRVVSSGPVQTVLKFRWQLGESQIEQEIVLPRNSRRVDFRTSVSWREQHKLLKVAFPVDIVAAKATYEIPFGALERPTHRNTSWEQAKFEVCGHRWADLSEGSYGVSLLNDCKYGYDIHDGVLRLSLLRSPRWPDRNADQGEHEFTYSLYPHSGDWRQADVVREAAALNEPLLAVSEAPHTGRYPSTHAWLAFQSNHVMLDTIKPAEDGSGTIVRLYEAAGSRETATLDWKDENVSACRVNLLESTIGSVDTASGVIPRSFRPYEVQTLKLYKKHE; via the coding sequence ATGAAGCGAATGGACCGGTTCACCGGATGGCTGGCCAAGCGGCAGTGGGCTGAGAAGAGAGAGCTTGCGGAATGGACTATGCGTAAATCCCGCTACTTTACTCCCGGCTGCTATGAGCATGAGGAGGAAGTGCATCAGGAATACAATATTTCTCTGCTGGACGGCGGGTATGGCACTACGTATTTCCTTCACCGGGAGATTACGGTTCCGGGAGACTGGGCACCTGAAGAGGCGGCGCTGCTCTATCTGGGACGCGGGGAAGGCCTGCTGAGGCTGGACGGAGCGCCGTATCATGGCCTGGACAGCAATCACTGGTTCATTCCGCTGCCGTCCGGCGCTGCGGGTGAACGCCTGAAGCTGGACATCGAGCTGTATGATCCGGTGCCGGAGCCGGAGGACCCGCTGAACCGGCAGGCGGTGATTAAGCCGCCGCTGACGGGCATTGAAATCAAGCTGGTGCGCGTCAATCGTCCGGTATACAGCCTGCTGCATACGGTGAGAATCGTGCACGAAGCGGCCCTCCTGCTGCCGGAGGGCGACATGCGCCGCATCCGCAGCCTTAAGGCGCTGGAGCGGGTGATGGACACGCTCTATATGAAGGAGGAGCTGCTGCTTGACGGCGGTGCTGTAACTGCGGCTGAACAGCAACTGCGGGCGGCTGCTTCTGCGGAACGGCCTGCGGGGCTGAACCCGGGGACGATGCATATGGTCGGGCAGTCGCATATTGATGTGGCCTGGCTGTGGCCGGTCCGGGAGACGGTACGCAAGGTCAGCCGGACCTTCTCCACCGTCTGCACCCTGATGGATAAGTACCCGGACTTCCGGTACTCGCAGAGCCAACCCCAGCTCTATGCCTTCGCCAAGGAGCATTATCCCGAGCTATACGGGCGGATCAAGGAGCGGATTGCCGAGGGCCGGTGGGAGCTGGTCGGCGGCATGTGGGTGGAGCCGGATCTGAACATTCCCGGCGGGGAGTCGCTGGTCCGGCAGATGCTGTACGGGCAGGATTTCTATATGAAGGAATTCGGCAAGCATTCCACGATTGAATGGCTGCCGGATACCTTCGGCTATTGCGCCTCCCTGCCGCAGCTGCTGAAGCAGGCAGGCATCGATTATTTCATGACCACTAAGCTGGGCTGGAATGATACCAATCCCTTCCCGCATACCTTATTCCATTGGGTCGGCATTGACGGGACGAAGATTGTGGCCTATCAGAACCATGGGGTGAACGAGCATACGCATCCGAAGGATGTGCAGGAGCACTGGGCGGCCTACGCCCAGAAGGAAGAGCACGATGAGCTGATGCTGCTCTACGGCCACGGCGACGGAGGAGGCGGAGTCACCCACGAGATGCTGGAATATGTGAGCCGCACCGATCTTGCGCCGGGCCAGCCGGTCAGCAGATTCTCGACGGCGGAAGCGTTCTTCTCGGAGATCGGCTCGCGCCAGCCGGAGCTTCCGGCGTGGCATGGCGATCTCTATCTGGAGCTGCACCGGGGCACCTTCACGACCCATGCCTTCAATAAACGCAGCAACCGCAAGGCGGAGGTCTTATACCGGCAGGCGGAGATCTGGAGCGTGCTTGCTGAGAAGGACGATGCTGTGGAGTTCGAGCAGCTGAACCAGCCGGATCAGCCCGATTTGCAGCGTATGATGCCTGCCCAGGGACTGGCCGAGGGCTGGAAGCTGCTGCTGCTCAACCAGTTCCATGACATCATTCCGGGGACTTCAATCCCGGAGGTGTATACAACCTCGCGGGAGGAATACGCGGAGATTTTCCGTCTGGGCGGGCAGGTGCTGGACACCGCTCTGCACACTCTGGCAGGCCAAGTGAATACATCGGGCGAAGGCTGCCCTTATGTGGTCTTCAACAGCCTGAGCTGGGAGCGGACGGAGGTCATCCGGCTGCAAGGCGGTCCTGAACTGGCTGCGGTGCAGGTATTCGATGAAGATGGCCTGCTGCCAAGCGAATACTGGAACACGGAGGCTGGCGGGGATAGCTACACGCTGGCTGTGCAGGTCCGCAAGGTTCCGGCCTTCGGCTGCCGCACGATCTGGCTGCGGGAGGCTGCGGAGCCAGCCGGAGTAAGGCATGTGTCACGTGCAGATTCTGCTACTGGAGACGGCTTCCCGGAGCAATGGGAGACAGACCATTATATCCTGAAGTTCAATGAAGACGGCGAGATCAGCAACTGGTATGACAAAAGCGCAGACCGCGAGCTGCTCCAGCCCGGCCAGACCGGCAACCAGCTGCAGTTCTATCATGATACCCCGCCGCTGTGGGATGCCTGGGATATAGACCCGCGTTATGAGCAGCAGCCGGCGGGCAAGGCAAAGCTGCTTGAGCGCCGGGTAGTCAGCAGCGGACCTGTGCAGACTGTGCTGAAGTTCCGCTGGCAGCTCGGTGAATCGCAGATTGAGCAGGAGATCGTCCTGCCCCGGAACAGCCGCAGAGTGGATTTCCGCACCAGTGTAAGCTGGCGGGAGCAGCATAAGCTGCTGAAGGTTGCTTTTCCGGTCGATATTGTGGCTGCGAAGGCTACCTATGAGATTCCGTTCGGCGCGCTGGAGCGTCCGACCCACCGCAACACCAGCTGGGAGCAGGCGAAATTCGAGGTTTGCGGACACCGGTGGGCTGATCTATCTGAAGGCAGCTACGGTGTCAGCCTGCTGAACGACTGCAAATACGGCTATGACATCCATGACGGGGTGCTGCGGCTCTCGCTGCTGCGCTCCCCGCGCTGGCCGGACCGCAATGCCGACCAGGGAGAGCATGAATTCACCTACTCGCTCTATCCGCACAGCGGAGATTGGCGGCAGGCCGATGTAGTACGCGAAGCGGCGGCGCTGAATGAGCCACTGCTGGCGGTGAGCGAAGCCCCGCATACCGGACGTTATCCAAGCACCCATGCCTGGCTGGCCTTCCAGAGCAATCATGTCATGCTGGACACGATCAAGCCGGCCGAGGACGGCAGCGGCACGATTGTCCGGCTGTATGAAGCGGCGGGCAGCAGAGAGACGGCTACACTGGACTGGAAGGACGAGAACGTCAGCGCCTGCCGCGTCAATCTGCTGGAGAGCACTATCGGCTCCGTGGATACCGCCAGCGGTGTGATCCCGCGGTCCTTCAGACCTTACGAGGTGCAGACGCTTAAGTTATATAAGAAGCATGAATGA
- a CDS encoding glycoside hydrolase family 130 protein → MQITRHPNNPIVVPGGYEWRKVTVFNPAVIIDNGKFYMIERTAGSLTPCKNFLGLLESEDGVNFTHVKDEPIVTPDMLGFPYGSVQDPRIVKIDGTFYLNYALRPCAMSYYPTGRGVPERSIPKYPDCWGEEEGHWLTRSSILKSTNLLDWEFVADTTPLDINDRDNILFPEKINGKFVLLRRPEEYVGEAYGTEKAAMWITYSEDLVHWEEPKLLATAGNLSWESRKIGGSTPPIRTDKGWLVLYHGVDEDIVYRVGAMLLDLEQPEKIIARTHNFIMEPETYYEKFGFQIPNVIFPTGNVVKDGLLYIYYGVTDTAIALATVPLDELVEHILQEAE, encoded by the coding sequence ATGCAAATTACAAGACATCCCAATAATCCGATTGTCGTCCCGGGCGGCTATGAATGGCGTAAGGTGACCGTGTTCAATCCGGCGGTTATCATTGATAACGGCAAATTCTATATGATCGAACGTACCGCTGGTTCCCTGACCCCGTGCAAGAACTTCCTGGGGCTGCTGGAGAGCGAGGACGGCGTGAACTTCACCCATGTGAAGGATGAGCCAATTGTTACACCGGATATGCTGGGCTTCCCGTACGGCAGTGTGCAGGACCCGCGCATTGTGAAGATCGACGGAACCTTCTACTTGAACTATGCCCTGCGCCCCTGCGCCATGAGCTATTATCCTACCGGGCGTGGCGTCCCTGAGCGCTCCATTCCGAAATACCCGGACTGCTGGGGGGAAGAGGAGGGCCACTGGCTGACCCGCTCCTCGATTCTGAAGTCAACCAATCTGCTGGACTGGGAGTTCGTGGCCGACACCACACCGCTGGACATCAACGACCGGGACAACATCCTGTTCCCTGAGAAAATCAACGGCAAATTCGTGCTGCTCCGCCGCCCCGAAGAATATGTTGGCGAGGCTTACGGAACGGAAAAAGCCGCTATGTGGATTACCTATTCCGAGGATCTCGTGCATTGGGAAGAGCCCAAGCTGCTCGCCACCGCCGGGAACCTGTCCTGGGAATCGCGGAAGATCGGCGGCTCAACGCCTCCAATCCGTACAGACAAGGGCTGGCTGGTACTCTATCACGGAGTAGATGAGGATATCGTGTACCGCGTAGGAGCGATGCTGCTGGATCTGGAGCAGCCGGAGAAAATCATTGCCCGGACCCATAATTTCATTATGGAGCCGGAGACGTATTACGAGAAATTCGGCTTCCAGATTCCGAATGTCATCTTCCCGACCGGCAACGTGGTCAAGGACGGCCTGCTCTATATCTACTACGGCGTAACCGATACAGCGATTGCGCTGGCTACAGTGCCGCTGGATGAACTGGTGGAGCATATTCTGCAGGAAGCGGAGTAG